A segment of the Streptomyces sp. XD-27 genome:
TCGAAGTCCGGGGGGTCGGTGGGGGTCGGAGCCGTGCGGGTCAGCGGTGGTCCGCGAGAAGCTCCTCGACCTCGGCGGCGGTGGGCATCGCGGAGGAGCAGGCCAGGCGGGAGGCGACGATGGCGCCGGCCGCGTTGGCGTAGCGCATGACGCGCTCCAGATCCCAGCCCGACAGCAGTCCGTGGCACAGGGCACCGCCGAAGGAGTCGCCCGCGCCGAGTCCGTTGACGACGTCGACGGGCACGGGCGGGACCTCGGCGGTGGTGCCGTCGCGGTGGACGGCGAGCACGCCCTTGGGCCCTTGCTTGACGACGGCGAGTTCGACGCCCGCGTCGAGCAGCGCCTCGGCGCAGGCCGCGGGCTCCCGTGCGCCGGTGGCGATCTCGCATTCGTCGACGTTGCCGACGGCTACGGTGGCGTGCCGCAGCGCCTGGGCGTAGTACGGGCGCGCCTGGGCGGGGTCGGCCCAGAACATGGGGCGCCAGTCGAGGTCGAAGACGGTGGTGCCCGCTTTCGCGCGCGCCGCGAGAGCGTCCAGCGTCGCCCCCCGGCTGGGCTCCTCGCACAGCCCCGTACCCGTCATCCAGAAGATCCGGGCGGCGCGGATCGCTCGGAGGTCGAGCTCGTCGCCGCGGATCTCCAGGTCGGGCGCCGGTCGGCGGTAGAAGTAGAGGGGGAAGTCGTCGGGCGGGAAGATCTCGCAGAAGGTGACCGGGGTGGGGTACTCCGGCACCGGGGTCACCCAGCGGTCGTCCACGCCGAACCCGCGCAGCGCCTGGTGGAGATAGTCGCCGAAGGGGTCCGCCCCGGTACGGGTGATCACCGCTGTGCGGCGGCCCAGGCGGGCGGCGGCCACGGCGACGTTGGTCGCCGAACCGCCGAGGAACTTCCCGAACGTCTCGACCTGAGGCAGCGGGACGCCGGTCTGGAGCGGATAGATGTCCACCCCGATCCGACCCATGGTGATCAGGTCGTACGCCTCGTCGTACGGCTCGCTCATGCCTGCCCCTTCGTTCCGTTCTGGGTGCCCGCTCCTCCGTACGGGATGCGCGCTCCTCCGTGCTGGACGCCCACCAGATCTAGACCCACGGACACCCACTGTCAAGCATTTGTCATTACATTCTGACGTCCGGACCCGATGACCCCTGACCGCGTTATCGCGTTGTTACGTCCGGATGAACTGTTGTCATGACAAAGTCTTGACAGCCCACCGCCCCAGGGAGTTGGCTCCCGGTCAGCAACGGCCGAGTCAGGCCAGTGACATCTGACGAAACAGGCCAGTCACATCTGAGAGGTGCAGGACCGATGGACCTCAGGATCAACAGACACCACAGGATCAACAGACATCACAGAGCGGCCGCCGTCGCCGCGACCGCCGCCGCCGGCCTGCTGCTCGCGGCGGGCTGCAGCAGCCAAGGCGGCAAGAAGGCCCAGGGAGCCGCGGACGACTTCTCCGCCGGCAAGGCGAACACCCCCGGATGAAGGTCGCGCTGATCACCCACGCGGCCCCGGCGACACCTTCTGGGACGTCGTGCGCAAGGGCGCCAAGGCCGCCGCCGCCAAGGACAACATCGAGCTGGTGTACTCCAGCGACCCCAACGGCGCCAACCAGGCCAACCTGGTGCAGAACGCGGTCGACCAGGACGTCGACGGCATCGTGGTCACCCTGGCCAAGCCGGACGCCATGAAGGGCGCGCTGGCCAAGGCCCGCAAGGCCGGGATCCCCGTGGCGGGACTCAACTCCGGGCTCGGGGACTGGAAGGGCCAGGGCCTGCTGGAGTTCTTCGGGCAGGACGAGGAGATCGCCGGCGAGGCGCTCGGCGAGCGGCTCGACAAGCTCGGCGCGAAGCACACCATCTGCGTCATCCACGAGCAGGGCAACGTCGGCCTGGAGGCCCGGTGCCGTGGCATGAAGAAGACCTTCGACGGCAGGACCGACACCCTCTACGTCAACGGCACCGACATGCCCTCGGTGAAGTCCACGATCACCGCCAAGCTCAAGCAGGACTCCGGGATCGACCATGTCGTCACCCTCGGCGCCCCCTTCGCACTGACGGCCGTCCAGTCCGCCGACGACTCCGGCGGCGACGCCAAGGTCGCCACCTTCGACCTCAACAAGGAACTGATCGCCGCGGTCAAGAGCGGCGACGTGGAGGTCGCCGTCGACCAGCAGCCCTTCCTCCAGGGCTACCTGGCACTGGACGCCATGTGGCTGTACAAGCAGAACGGCAACTTCAGCGGTGGCGGCGAGGAACCTGTCCTGACCGGCCCCGCCTTCGTCGACAAGGACAACGTCGCCGAGATCGAGAAGTTCGCCACCAAGGGCACGAGGTGAGCCGCCCATGACGCAGACAGCCACTCCGGCGGCCGCCACCCCGCCGGCCGCCCCCGCCTCCTCCAAGCGGCCGGTCGCCGCGGCCGACCACGCGCTGCTGCGCAGAGTGCTGGCGCGCCCCGAGATCGGCGCGCTGGTCGCCGCCGTCGCCGTCTATTTCTTCTTCTTCGCGGTCGCGCCGTCGTTCCGGCAGGCGGACTCCTTCGCCACGGTCCTGTACCAGGCGTCCACGATGGGCATCATGGCGCTGGCCGTCTCCCTGCTGATGATCGGCGGCGAGTTCGACCTGTCGGCCGGCGTCGCGGTCACCAGCTCCGCGCTGACCGCGAGCATGTTCAGCTTCCAGCTCACCACCAACGTCTGGGTGGGCGTGGGCGTCGCCCTGCTCGTCTCGCTGGCAGTCGGCGCGATCAACGGCATCCTGCTGGTGAAGACCGGCCTGCCGAGCTTCTTGGTGACGCTCGCCAGCTTCCTGATGCTCCAGGGCCTGAACCTGGCCGTCACCAAGATGCTCACGGGCAACGTCGGCACCGACAACATCAGCGACATGGACGGCTTCGACCAGGCCAAGCAGGTCTTCTCCGCCGAGATCGGGATCGGCGGGGTGGACCTCAAGGTCACCGTGCTGTGGTGGCTGGCCTTCGCGGCCCTGGCCACCTGGGTGCTGCTGCGCACCCGCTACGGCAACTGGATCTTCGCCGTCGGCGGCTCGAAGGAGAGCGCGCGGGCCGTCGGCGTCCCCGTGACCTTCACCAAGATCACGCTGTTCATGACCGTGGGTTTCGCCGCCTGGTTCGTCGGTATGCATCTGCTGTTCGAGTACAACGCCGTGCAGGCCAGCGAGGGCGTCGGCAACGAGTTCCTGTACATCATCGCCGCGGTGATCGGCGGATGCCTGCTCACCGGCGGCTACGGCTCGGCGGCCGGCGCGGTCGTCGGCGCCTTCATCTTCGGCATGGTCAACCAGGGCATCGTCTACGCCAACTGGAACCCCGACTGGTTCAAGTTCTTCCTCGGCGTGATGCTGCTCGTCGCGACACTCGTCAATCTGTGGGTGCGCCGCCAGGCCACCAGGAGGTGATCACTGTGACGACCACGAAGGAGACCCCGGAGGAGACCCCGGAGGACGCCCGGACCGGCGTCCGGACCGACATCCGGCAGGACGGCCGGACAGCGGCCGCGGCGGCGGACCAGGGCGCCGCGCCCATCGTCGAGCTCAAGGGCGTCGGCAAGCTGTACGGCAACGTCCGCGCCCTGCGCGGCATCGACCTGGCCGTCCGGCCGGGTCAGGTGACCTGCGTCCTGGGCGACAACGGCGCCGGCAAGTCCACCCTCATCAAGATCATCTCGGGGCTGCATCCGCACGACGAGGGGGAGTTCCTCGTCGACGGCGCGCCGGTGAGGCTGGCCAACCCGCGCGACGCGCTGGCCCGCGGCATCGCCACCGTCTACCAGGATCTGGCCACCGTCCCGCTGATGCCGGTGTGGCGGAACTTCTTCCTCGGCTCGGAGCTGACCCGCGGCCCGTGGCCGGTACGCCGTCTGGACATCGCCCGGATGAAGCGGACCACCGACGAGGAACTGACCGCGATGGGCATCCACCTCGCCGACCTGGACCAGCCCATCGGAACCCTCTCCGGCGGGCAGCGGCAGTCCGTGGCCATCGCGCGCGCCGTGCACTTCGGCGCCCGGGTGCTGATCCTGGACGAGCCGACCGCGGCCCTGGGCGTGAAGCAGTCCGGTGTCGTCCTCAAGTACATCGCGGCCGCCCGCGAGAAGGGCCTCGGGGTCATCTTCATCACCCACAACCCGCACCACGCCTACATGGTGGGCGACCACTTCTCCGTGCTCCGGCTCGGCGCGCTGGAGCTGAACGCCGCCCGCGCGGACGTCACCCTGGAAGAGCTCACCAACCACATGGCGGGCGGCGCCGAGCTGGCCGCCCTCAAGCACGAACTGGCGCAGGTGCGCGGAGTCGACGTCGACGAGCTTCCGGAATCCGTCGAGGCCCCCGCCTCCTGACCCCGCGCCCCTCAGCCCCGCCTCGGCGCCCCACCCCGCCCGCCAACCGTTATGTCCCAAACTGGACCTATCCTGACGACCGCTGCCGCACGCAACGGCGAGAGGAGCCCCGTTCCATGACTGCCGCCACCTCCCCCGTCCCCTCCCTGGACCGCATCCGGGTCGGGTCGGCCCCCGACTCCTGGGGGGTGTGGTTCCCCGACGACCCCCAGCAGGTCCCCTGGCAGCGCTTCCTCGACGAGGTCGCCGAGGCGGGCTACGAGTGGATCGAGCTCGGCCCGTACGGCTATCTGCCGACCGACCCGGCGCGGCTCACCGAGGAGACCGCGCGGCGCGGGCTGTCCGTCTCCGCCGGCACCGTCTTCACGGCGCTGCACCGCGGCCCCGCCGTCTGGGACGCGACCTGGGCCCATGTCTCTGAGGTCGCCGAGCTGACGCGCGCCATGGGTGCCCGGCACCTCGTCGTCATCCCCTCGTTCTGGCGCGACGACAAGACCGCCGAGCTGATCGAGAGCCCGCGGCTGACCGCCGAGCAGTGGCGCCACCTGGCCACCGGCATGGAACGGCTGGGCCGCGAGGTACGTGAGCGCTTCGGACTCGACATCGTCGTGCATCCGCACGCCGACACCCACATCGACACCGAGGAGAACGTCGCCCGCTTTCTCGACGCCACCGACCCGGGGCTGGTCCGGCTCTGCCTGGACACCGGCCACTACGCCTACTGCGGCGGTGACAGCGTCAAGCTCATCGAGACCTACGGCAGCCGGATCGGCTATCTGCACCTGAAGCAGGTCGACCCGGAGATCCTGGCCGACGTCGTCAAGAACGAGGTGCCGTTCGGGCCCGCGGTCCAGCGGGGCGTGATGTGCGAGCCGCCCACGGGGGTGCCCGCGCTGGAGCCGGTACTGGCCGCCGCCCAGAAGCTGGACGTCGACCTGTTCGCCATCGTGGAACAGGACATGTACCCCTGCCCGCCCGACCGGCCGTTCCCGATCGCCCAGCGCACCCGGCGCTTCCTGCGCGGCTGCGGCGCCTAGGAAGCGCCGGCCGGACAGCCCGGACACCTGGACCGTCCTGAAAACCACCGTCGCAACGACTTCTTGAGGAACAGCATGACCAAGCACGGAGCACTCGGCGTGGCCGTCATCGGCACCGGCCGGATGGGCGCCGACCACGTACGCCGTATCGACGCGGTGACCAGCGGGGCGCGGGTCGCCGCGGTGGTGGACATCGACGCGGAACGCGTGAAGGCGGTCGCGGAGGGCATCGACGGCTGTACGCCCTACACCGACCCGGCCGCCGCCATGGCCGCCCCCGACGTGGACGCCGTACTGATCGCCAGCCCGGGACCGGCTCACGAGGCGGCGCTGCTGGAGGCGTTCCGGCACGATCTGCCGGTGCTCTGCGAGAAGCCGCTCACCCCGGACGCGGCCTCCGCGCTGCGGGTGCTGGAGGCCGAGCAGCGGCTGGGCCACCGACGGGTCCAGGTGGGCTTCATGCGCCGGTACGACCCCGAGTTCGTCCGGCTCAAGGCGCTGCTGGCCGGTGGCGAGCTGGGCCGCCCGCTGATGCTGCACTGCCGCCACCGCAACGCCTCGGTGCCCTCGTTCTTCACCGAGCCGATGCTCATCAACGACTCCGTGGTGCACGAGATGGACCAGTCCCGCTGGCTGCTGGAGCAGGAGATCACGGCCGTGACGGTGCTGCGCCCGCGCCCCACCGCCCACGCCCCCGAGGGAATCGGCGACCCGCAACTGGTGCTCTTCGAGACCGACGGCGGCGCGCTGGTGGATGTGGAGATCTTCGCCACCTGCGGCTTCGGCTACCAGGTGCAGGCCGAGGCGGTCTGCGAACGCGGCACCGCCCGCGTCGGCGACGCCCACGGCATGCTGGTCAACCGCGCGGGCACCTGGGGCGGGGAGATCGCCCAGGACTTCGTGGCCCGCTTCGAGGAGGCGTACGACCGGCAGGTGCAGGCCTGGGTGGACGCCACCCGGCGCGGCACGGTCGAGGGCCCCAGCGCATGGGACGGCTACGCCGCGGCGGCCGTCTGCGAGGCGGGCGTGCGCGCCCAGGCCACCGGGGAGCGGGTGGCCGTGGAGCTCATCGACCGCCCGGCCCTCTACCGCTGACGGGCGCGGCCCTCCAGCCCCCAGCGACGACTCCCCCACCACCTGCGACTGACGGGAAGTGACATGCGTATCGGATTTCTCGGGGCGGGCCGGATCGGTTCCTTCCACGCCGCCGCGCTCGCGGAGACGGCCGGGGTCGACCACCTGGTGGTCGGCGACGCGGACGGCGGCCGGGCCGCGCAACTCGCCGCCCGGATCGACGAGCGGCACGAGGGGCGCGGCGGTGCCCGCGCCACCGCCGCGGAGTCGGTGGACGCCGTGTTCACGGCGGGGGTGGACGCCGTGGTGATCGCCACCGCCACCGCGTCGCACGCCGACCTGATCGCCCGTGCGGCGCGCGCCGGGCTGCCCGCATACTGCGAGAAGCCCATCGCGCTGGACCTGGCGGGCACGATGCGGGCGCTCGACGAGGTCGAGGCGGCGGGAACCCTGCTCCAGATGGGCTTTCAGCGCCGCTTCGACGTCGGTTACCTGGCGGCCCGCCAGGCGC
Coding sequences within it:
- the iolC gene encoding 5-dehydro-2-deoxygluconokinase, with amino-acid sequence MSEPYDEAYDLITMGRIGVDIYPLQTGVPLPQVETFGKFLGGSATNVAVAAARLGRRTAVITRTGADPFGDYLHQALRGFGVDDRWVTPVPEYPTPVTFCEIFPPDDFPLYFYRRPAPDLEIRGDELDLRAIRAARIFWMTGTGLCEEPSRGATLDALAARAKAGTTVFDLDWRPMFWADPAQARPYYAQALRHATVAVGNVDECEIATGAREPAACAEALLDAGVELAVVKQGPKGVLAVHRDGTTAEVPPVPVDVVNGLGAGDSFGGALCHGLLSGWDLERVMRYANAAGAIVASRLACSSAMPTAAEVEELLADHR
- a CDS encoding sugar phosphate isomerase/epimerase — encoded protein: MTAATSPVPSLDRIRVGSAPDSWGVWFPDDPQQVPWQRFLDEVAEAGYEWIELGPYGYLPTDPARLTEETARRGLSVSAGTVFTALHRGPAVWDATWAHVSEVAELTRAMGARHLVVIPSFWRDDKTAELIESPRLTAEQWRHLATGMERLGREVRERFGLDIVVHPHADTHIDTEENVARFLDATDPGLVRLCLDTGHYAYCGGDSVKLIETYGSRIGYLHLKQVDPEILADVVKNEVPFGPAVQRGVMCEPPTGVPALEPVLAAAQKLDVDLFAIVEQDMYPCPPDRPFPIAQRTRRFLRGCGA
- a CDS encoding ABC transporter permease; amino-acid sequence: MTQTATPAAATPPAAPASSKRPVAAADHALLRRVLARPEIGALVAAVAVYFFFFAVAPSFRQADSFATVLYQASTMGIMALAVSLLMIGGEFDLSAGVAVTSSALTASMFSFQLTTNVWVGVGVALLVSLAVGAINGILLVKTGLPSFLVTLASFLMLQGLNLAVTKMLTGNVGTDNISDMDGFDQAKQVFSAEIGIGGVDLKVTVLWWLAFAALATWVLLRTRYGNWIFAVGGSKESARAVGVPVTFTKITLFMTVGFAAWFVGMHLLFEYNAVQASEGVGNEFLYIIAAVIGGCLLTGGYGSAAGAVVGAFIFGMVNQGIVYANWNPDWFKFFLGVMLLVATLVNLWVRRQATRR
- a CDS encoding ATP-binding cassette domain-containing protein is translated as MRQDGRTAAAAADQGAAPIVELKGVGKLYGNVRALRGIDLAVRPGQVTCVLGDNGAGKSTLIKIISGLHPHDEGEFLVDGAPVRLANPRDALARGIATVYQDLATVPLMPVWRNFFLGSELTRGPWPVRRLDIARMKRTTDEELTAMGIHLADLDQPIGTLSGGQRQSVAIARAVHFGARVLILDEPTAALGVKQSGVVLKYIAAAREKGLGVIFITHNPHHAYMVGDHFSVLRLGALELNAARADVTLEELTNHMAGGAELAALKHELAQVRGVDVDELPESVEAPAS
- a CDS encoding Gfo/Idh/MocA family protein; translated protein: MTKHGALGVAVIGTGRMGADHVRRIDAVTSGARVAAVVDIDAERVKAVAEGIDGCTPYTDPAAAMAAPDVDAVLIASPGPAHEAALLEAFRHDLPVLCEKPLTPDAASALRVLEAEQRLGHRRVQVGFMRRYDPEFVRLKALLAGGELGRPLMLHCRHRNASVPSFFTEPMLINDSVVHEMDQSRWLLEQEITAVTVLRPRPTAHAPEGIGDPQLVLFETDGGALVDVEIFATCGFGYQVQAEAVCERGTARVGDAHGMLVNRAGTWGGEIAQDFVARFEEAYDRQVQAWVDATRRGTVEGPSAWDGYAAAAVCEAGVRAQATGERVAVELIDRPALYR